The Alistipes megaguti sequence TCCTGCTGTCCGTGCTGCTGGGTATCGCCGTGGCCATCTTCTCGCTGGCCCGGCTGATGATCTATCTGCTCGAATACCACCCGATCGCCATCTGGTCGTTCTTCTTCGGACTGATCATAGCCTCGGCCCTGCTCGTGGCCCGGCAGATCGGCCGCTGGAGCTGGCGGACCGTTCTTTCGTTCCTGGTCGGGGCCGCCGTGGCGTGGTGGATCACCGTCGCCTCGCCGACGCAGACCCCCGACGACTGGTGGTTCGTGATGCTCTCGGGCGCCATTGCCATCTGCGCCATGATCCTCCCGGGAATTTCCGGCGCCTTCGTCCTGCTGCTGCTGGGCAAATACCAGTTCATCATGGAGGCGGTCGCCAATCTGGATATTCCGATCATCGTGATCTTTGTGGTCGGGGCCCTGGCCGGCATTCTGGCCTTCTCGCACCTGCTCTCGTGGCTGCTCAGGAACTGGCACGATCTGACGGTCGCCCTGCTGATGGGTTTCATGGTCGGATCGCTCAACAAGGTCTGGCCCTGGAAGCAGGTCGTTGAAACCTACGTCGACAGCCATGGCCAGGTGCAGCCGCTCATCGAGAGCAACATCTCGCCCGCGACCTTCGAGACCCTGTACGACAAGCCTGCCCTGCTCTCCGAAGCCATCATCCTCTGCATCGTGGGATTCCTCGTGATCTACGGCATCGAGGTACTGGCCCGCATCGTTGCCAAGAAAAACGAGAAATAATGAGACGTTTCGGACTGATCGGCCGCCCGCTGGGTCATTCGGCTTCGGCGGCCTACTTTACCGAGAAATTTACCCGCGAGGGGCTCTCGGATCATGCGTATGCTCTGTATGAACTGCCTTCGATCGAGGCGCTGCCCGGTCTGCTGGAGCAGCATCCGGACCTTTGCGGACTCAACGTCACGATTCCCTACAAACGCGAGGTGATCCGCTATCTGAACGCCGTATCACCCGAGGCACGGGCCATCGGGGCAGTGAACTGCATCCGCCGCACGCCGGATAAGGGCCTCGAGGGATTCAATACGGATATCATCGGGCTGCGCGAAGCGCTGAGCGAGTTGCTGGGGCTGGCCGAACCCGAGGAGGCGCTGATTCTCGGCACGGGCGGAGCGTCGCAGGCCGTGCAATATGCGTTGGCCGAGCGGGGAATTCCCTTTGCGCTGGTTTCGCGCGATGCGGCCAAGGGGAACTACACCTACGATAACCTGCCGTGTGAGGTGGTCGGGCGCAGCCGGCTGATTGTCAATGCATCGCCCGTAGGGACCTACCCCAACGTCGACGAGGCGCCGCGCATCCCCTACGCCTACATTACGCCGGAACACTACCTGCTGGATCTGGTCTACAATCCCGAGGTGACACGGTTCCTCGACTACGGACGGCAGCGCGGCGCGCACGTGCTGAACGGACGCACGATGTTCGTCGAACAGGCCGAGGCTTCGTGGCGGATCTGGAACGGACTGGAGGAGCGCTGATCAGCCCTGCTGCGACCCCGAAAGCGATTGCCGAAGGCACAAAGGCTTCATCCCGTCAGGGATGAAGCCTTTTTTCATCACTTCGCAGTTCGCACTATCTGTGCTGCAGCAGCATTTGGGCGCTCTCCAGATCCTCCTTGCGGACGACGACCTGCGCAGGCATGGTGCCGATGGGATAGATGGCCGACATGTATTCGTTGCGGATCGTCGACCAGATCCCCGCGCTGTCGAGCATCGACTTGGCAATTTCGGCTTCGGTAACGGTGTTGTATTCCGCCAATACAACCAACGAGTCGTCTTGCATAATCTTTCTTTTTTGGTTCGGTAGTTAAAGTTAAGCAATTTGTTGATAAAATACAAGAACAGCCCCGGGAATTCTCTGTAAATATCGTTATCTTTACAACGCTAAAATTTCCGGAAAATGTCCCAATTCGTACATCTTCACGTACATACGCAATACTCGATCCTCGACGGCCAGGCCAGCATCCCCAAGTTGGTCGACAAGGCCATCGCCGACGGTCAGCCCGGCATTGCCGTGACCGATCACGGCAACATGTTCGGCATCAAGGAGTTCTACAACTACGTCAAGAAGGTCAAGGGCAAATTCAAGGACAAGGCCGCGGAATGCGAAGCCCGTATCGCCGCCCTGCGCGACGGATCGGAGACGGTCGATGATCCCCAGGCCGAGATCGCCAAGTGCGAAAAACAGCTCGAGGAGTTGCACCGCAAGATGGCCTTCAAGCCCATCATCGGCTGCGAGGTCTACGTCGCCCGCCGCTCGCTCCACGACAAGGAGGGAAAGCCCGACCAGAGCGGTTATCACCTCATTCTGCTGGCCAAAAACCTCAAGGGGTATCACAACCTGATCAAGATCGTCTCGAAGGCCTGGACCGAGGGCTTCTACATGCGCCCCCGTACGGACCGCACCGAGATCGAGAAGTACCACGAGGGGCTGATCTGCTGTACGGCGTGTCTGGCCGGCGAGGTGCCGCGCGCCATCACGGCCAACGACATGGAGAAGGCCGAAGAGGCGATCCGCTGGTACAAGAACCTCTTCGGCGAGGACTACTACCTCGAGCTGCAGCTGCACAAGGCTACCGTCGAGCGGGCCAATCACGAGGCCTACCCCATGCAGTTGAATGTCAACAAACACCTGCGCGAGCTGGCCGCCAAATACAACGTGCGGATGATCTGCACGAACGATGTGCACTTCGTCGACGAGGACAACGCCGAGGCTCACGACAGGCTGATCTGCCTTTCGACGGGCAAGGACCTCGACGACCCGAAGCGCATGCTCTACTCCAAGCAGGAGTGGTTGAAGACGACGGCCGAGATGGCCTCGATCTTCGGCGAGTCGGATCCCGAGGCGATGGCCACGACGGTCGACATCTGCAACCAGGTCGAAACCTACTCGATTGACCATGCGCCGATCATGCCCAACTTCCAGATCCCGGCCGAATTCGGCACCGAGGAGGAGTATCGCAAACGCTTTACGGAGCAGGACCTCTACGACGAATTCACGCGCGACGAGAACGGCAATGTCGTCATGTCGGAGGAGGAGGGTCGCAAGAAGATCGAGAAGCTGGGCGGTTACGACAAGCTGTACCGCATCAAGTTCGAGGCCGACTACCTGACGAAACTCACCATGGAGGGTGCCCACCGCCGCTACGGCGAACATCTGACCGAGGAGCAGGAGGAGCGGCTGCGTTTCGAACTGCACGTCATGAAGACGATGGGTTTCCCGGGCTACTTCCTCATCGTGCAGGACTTCATCCGCGCCGCCCGCGAGGAGCTCGACGTCTCGGTGGGACCGGGGCGTGGTTCGGCCGCCGGTTCGGCCGTGGCCTACTGTCTGGGCATCACGCAGATCGACCCGATCGCCTATGACCTGCTGTTCGAGCGTTTCCTGAACCCGGACCGTATCTCGCTGCCCGATATCGACGTCGACTTCGATGACGACGGCCGCGGCCGCGTGTTGAACTGGGTAACCCAGAAATACGGCAAGGAGAAGGTCGCCCACATCATCACCTACGGCACGATGGCCACCAAACTCTCGATCAAGGATGTGGCCCGCGTGCAGAAACTCGTCCTCTCGGAGTCGGACCGTCTCTGCAAACTCGTCCCCGACAAAACACCCGAAGGCAAACCCGTCAAGAGCCTGGCTCAGGCCATCGAACTCGTCCCGGAGCTGAAGGCCGCCGAACAGTCGGACAACCCCGTGCTGCGCGATACGATCCGCTATGCCAAGATGCTCGAGGGGAACGTCCGCAATACGGGCGTGCACGCCTGTGGTACGATCATCTGCCGCGACGACATCACCGACTGGGTGCCCGTCTCGACGGCCGACGACAAGGAGACCGGCGAAAAGATGCTCGTCACGCAGTACGAAGGTTCGGTGATCGAGGATACGGGTCTGATCAAGATGGACTTCCTCGGTCTGAAGACCCTCTCGATCATCAAGGACGCCGTGGAGAACGTCTTCCAGACAAAAGGCAAGAAGATCGACATCGACGACTTCTCGATCATCAACGATCCGGCTACCTACAAGCTCTACTGCGAAGGCCGTACCGTTGGTACGTTCCAGTTCGAGTCGGCCGGCATGCAGAAGTACCTGCGCGAACTGCAGCCCTCGACCTTCGAGGATCTGATCGCCATGAACGCCCTCTACCGTCCCGGCCCGATGGACTATATCCCGGACTTCATCGCCCGCAAACACGGCCGGAGCCCGATCGTCTACGATATCCCGATCATGGAGAAATACCTGAAGGATACGTACGGCATCACGGTCTACCAGGAGCAGGTCATGCTGCTGTCGCGTCTGCTGGCCAACTTTACCCGCGGCGAATCCGACACGCTGCGCAAGGCCATGGGTAAGAAGCTCAAGGACAAGCTGGACCACCTGAAGCCCAAATTCATCGAGGGCGGCAAGAAGAACGGCCACGACGAGAAGGTGCTCGAAAAGATCTGGGCCGACTGGGAGAAGTTCGCCTCCTATGCCTTCAACAAGTCGCACGCCACGTGCTACTCGTGGGTGGCCTTCCAGACGGCCTATCTCAAGGCCAACTATCCGTCGGAGTACATGGCTGCGGTCCTGAGCCGAAACCTGACGAACATCGAGCAGTTGACGCTCTACATGAACGAGTGCAAGCGGATGGGAATCAGTGTGCTCGGTCCGGATATCAACGAGTCGGTGCAGGCCTTCTCGGCCAATCTGGCCGGCGACGTGCGCTTCGGTCTGGCCGCCGTGAAGGGGGTCGGCTCGGCCGCCGTGGAGAGCATCATCGTCGAACGCAAGGCCCGCGGCCCGTTCAAGGATATCTACGACTTCGTCGAGCGGGTCAACTATTCGCTCGTCAACCGCAAATGTCTCGAGAATCTGGCCTATGCCGGCGCCTTCGATTCGATCACGGACTTCGCCCGCGGCAAGTTCTTCGGCGTGGATACCCGCGATTCGAGCGGCGCCACCTTCATCGAACTGCTCATGCGTTACGGCCAGCGGTTCCAGAACGAGCAGAACAATGCTCAACAAAGCCTCTTCGGCGGTGGTGGTCATGTGGATATCCAGCGCCCGGTAACCCCGAGCTGCGCCGACTGGAGCCAGCTCGAAAAACTGGCCAAGGAGCGCGAAATGGTCGGACTCTACCTCTCGGCCCATCCGCTCGACGACTACAAGATCATTATCGACCACATGTGCAAGACCCAGCTTACGGAGCTCGAGAATCTCGATGCGCTCAAGGGGCAGGAGATTGCCGTGGCCGGCATGGTGATCAGCGTGCAGAACCTGATGACCAAGACCGGAAAGCCCTGGGGCCGCTTCAAGCTGGAGGACTACAACGGTTCACACGAATTCGCTCTCTTCGGCAAGGACTACGAGAACTTCCGCAAGTATCTCTTCCCGGATTATTTCCTCTTCATCCGCGGCAAGGTGCAGCCCCGCCCCTACAACGACAAGGAGCTGGAATTCAAGATCATCTCGATGGTTCAACTCTCGGAGGTGCGCGATACGATGATCAAGGAGATGTCGATCCAGCTGCCGATCGAGGAGGTCACCGAAACGCTGATCCGCGATCTGTCGGCCCGCATCCTCGAGGCAAAGGGCCAGACACGTCTGAAGGTGAACGTCTACGACCGGAATGCACAGGTCTCGCTGAGTCTCTTCTCGAAGAGCCACAAGGTGAGCCTCACGGCCGAACTGACCGACTATCTGGATGAAAATCAGATACATTATTCCATTGCATAACAACTTAAAAACACAAAAAAATGGCACTTGCAATCAACAAGGAGAATTTTGAAACACTCGTAGGCGGAGACAAACCCGTCGTAATCGACTTCTGGGCTGAGTGGTGCGGTCCGTGCCGCATGATCGCCCCCATCGTCGACGAACTGGCCGGCGAATACGAGGGCAAGGTCGTTATCGGCAAATGCGATGTCGAGCAGAACGACGATATTACGATGAAGTACGGCGTGCGGAACATCCCGACGATCATCTTCCTCAAGGGGGGCCAGGTCGTGGACAAACAGGTCGGCGCCTGCTCGAAGGATGCCCTCAAGGCCAAGATCGAAAAGTTGCTCTAAGCCGATGATTCATTGCGTGGATTACTGCGGCCTGCGGGCTGTGGAGTTCTCCAAGGGCGACTATGTGGCGCTGCTGATCCCCGAGATGGGAGCCAACCTCATCCGGCTGGCCGATACGCGCCGGGGCGTCGAGGTGGTGCATACTCCGACGGCGGAGGAGATCGAGACCTTCCGGCGTCGTCCGCAGGTCTACGGTCTGCCGATCCTCTTCCCGCCCAACCGCATCGCCGACGGACGGTTTACCTTCGACGGCCGCACTTACCGGCTCCCGATCACCAACGAAAAGGAGCACAACTTCCACCACGGATTTCTCAAGAGCCAGCCGTTCCAGGTCTCGAAGGCCGTGGAGACCGACGATGAGGTGATGGTCGAATGCCGCTACTACTCGAATGCGGGTTGCGACGTGATTTTCCGCGATTTTCCGCACGAGTTCAAGTGCAAGATCATTTTCCACCTCTCGGCCCGCGGGTTGGAGCAGGAGGTGGTCTTCACGAACCGCAGCCGCGAGCGGATGCCCCTGGGTGTGGGATTCCACACGCCTCTGTGTATTCCGTTTGCCGGGGGCGAGAATGGCGACTACGTGATGCGGGTGGCCGTCGGCGAACAGGCTGAGCTCGATGCGCGGAATCTTCCGACGGGCCGTAAACTGCCGCTCAACGCCCAGTTCGCACGGTTGCGTGAGGGCGGTCTGCGCGTGACGGGCTGCGAGCCGATTGAGGCGGGCTTCACGCTGCGCGAGATCGAGGTCGATGGCAAACCCTACCGCGGAGCCCTGGTCGAGAATCTCCGCACGGGAGTTCGGGTCTTCTACGAGGTGGACGACCGGACGACCTACTGGACGATCTGGAACAACGGCGGGCAGGTGCCCTACTGCTGTCCCGAACCGCAGTCGTGGACGACCAACGCCCCGAATGCGGCCGATCCCGAGGCCGAAGGTTTCTGTGCGGTGGCTCCGGGCGAGTCGTGGAGCGCCAAATACCGGCTTTACGTGCGGCAGGCGGGCGAATAATTGCGTTTCCAGATGCGAAATATTCTGCCTGACAGCAGAATAAGATGCGTTATATAAAGTAAGGCGGGAGGTTGTTTTTCAACCTCCCGCGTCGCTTTAGAACGACTCCATGAATACGGTCTCGGAGAGTGGTTTGCGGAGTTTGTCGTGACGGTCGGGCGAGGCGGGTTCGCCGGCTCCGTAGCCGATGAGCAGGATATTCACCGGAACGACGTTATCCGGCAGGTGGAACTCCTCGCGCACGGCTTCGGGCTTGAACATGCAGATCCAGAGCGAGTCGAGTCCGAGCGAGGCGGCGCAAAGCATCATGTGGTCCGTGACGATCGAGGCGTCGATGTCGGCGATCATCTTGCCGTCGTACTTGCGGGTCCACGCCTCGTCGGTCGCCGCACAGACGAGGATGGCCAGCGGAGCCCCGAAGTCCCGCGTGCAGCGGGCCAGGCGCTCCATCCCCTCCTTCGACTGGATGACAACGAGGCGCTGCGGCTGGCGATTGGCACCCGTCGGTGCGACGCGCCCCGCCTCGAGAATCTCCTGCAATTTTTCCGGCTCGACCTTCCGGTCCTGGTATTGACGGCAGGCATACCGTCTCTTGGCCAATGTGAGAAAATCCATCGTGTTCGGTTTTTTGTTCGAACAAAGGTACGAAAAATCACGCGGACGCGCAACAACTGCGAGTCCGGTCCGGTCGGCTGTGACGGAAGTTGTCAGTTGCGACTGACAAAGTGGCAGTCCCGCACGAGTGGCACACCCTTTGTGGATCTCCGGAGCAGAAAAAAACGAAAAAACAATACCTGTACTATGAAAAACGGAAAAATCGGAGTTACGACGGAAAACATCTTCCCCGTCATCAAGAAATTCCTCTATTCGGATCACGAGATCTTTCTGCGTGAGCTGATTTCCAACGCCGTGGATGCCACCCAGAAGCTGAAGACCCTCTCGGCCAAAGGCGAGATGAAGGGCGATCTGGGCGATCTGACGATCCACGTCTCGGTGGACCCGAAGGCCCGGACCCTTACGGTTACCGACCGCGGTATCGGCATGACGGCCGAGGAGCTGGACAAGTATATCAACCAGATTGCCTTCTCGGGTGCCGAGGAGTTTATGGCCAAATACAAGGACCAGGCCATTATCGGTCACTTCGGACTGGGCTTCTACTCGGCCTTCATGGTGGCTGACAAGGTCGAGATCTTCACCCGCTCGTGGCAGGAGGGGGCCAAGGCCGTGCACTGGAGCTGCAGCGGAACCCCCGAGTTCGAGATGGAGGAGACCGACGAGGCGCGTGACCGCGGCACGACCATCGTGCTGCATCTCTCCGAGGATACGAAGGAGTATGCCGAGGAGTCGAAGGTCTCGGAACTGCTGAAGAAATACTGCCGCTTCCTGCCCGTGCCCATTGCCTTCGGCAAGGTCAAGGAGTGGAAGGAGGGCAAGTATGTCGATACGGACAAGGACAACATCATCAATGACGTCGACCCGCTCTGGACCCGCAAGCCGGCGGAGATCACCGAGGAGCAGTACAAGGAGTTTTATCGCGAGTTGTACCCGCTGAGTGACGAGCCCCTCTTCTCGATCCATCTGAACATCGACTACCCGTTCCACCTGACCGGTATTCTCTACTTCCCGAAAATCCACAACAACTTCGACATCCAGCGTAACAAGATCCAGCTGTACTGCAACCAGGTTTACGTGACGGATCAGGTCGAGGGAATCGTGCCGGAGTATCTGACGCTGCTGCACGGCGTGATCGACTCGCCGGACATTCCGCTGAACGTTTCGCGCAGCTATCTGCAGAGCGATTCGAACGTGAAGAAGATCTCGAGCTACATCACCCGCAAGGTGGCCGACCGTCTGCAGGAGCTCTTCAACACGATGCGCCCCGATTACGAGTCGAAGTGGGACGATCTGAAGATCTTCATCCAGTACGGCATTCTGACCGACGAGAAGTTTGCCGAAAAGGCCGAGAACTTCATGCTCTGGAAGAATGTCGAAGGCAAGTACTTCACGCCGAAGGAGTATCTCGAGAAGGTCAAGGAGAATCAGACCGACAAGAACAAGACGGTCGTCTTCCTGTACGTGGACGATCCCGAGGAGAAGTACACCTCGCTCGAGGCCGCCAAGGCCAAGGGCTACGACGTGCTGATCATGGACGGCCAGCTGGACAGCCACTACATCAACTGGTATGAGTCGAAGAACAAGGAGAGCCGTTTCGTACGGGTCGACAGCGACGTGATCGACAAGCTGATCCAAAAGGAGGACAGCATCAAGATGTCGCTTACGGAGGCTCAGCAGGAGTTGCTGACGCCGGTCTTCGAGAGCCAGATGCCCAAGGATGAGAAGATTCACTACAACATCTCGTTCGAGGCGATGGAGCCCGACGAGGCGCCGGTCGTCATCACACAGAACGAGTTCATGCGCCGTATGAAGGAGATGGCCCGCATGGGCGGTGGCGGCATGAGTCAGTTCTACGGCCAGATGCCCGACAACTTCACCATCGCGGTGAACGGCAACCACCCCATCGTGATCCGGATTCTCGAGGATGTCGAGAAGGCCTACGGCGACAAGCTGAAGACCACGACCAAGAAGATCGACGCTGCCATAGCCGAGGAGAAGCGTTTCGAGGAGGTCACCAAGGACAAGAAGGAGGCCGATCTGACGCCCGAGGAGAAATCCATGCGCGAGGAGCTGTCGAAGAAGGTTGTCACGCTGCGTGACGAGCGCAACCAGCGGCTGCGCGAGATCGGTGCCGGCAACAAGCTCGTCAAGCAGATCATCGACCTGGCCCTGTTGACCAACGGCATGCTGAAGGGCAAGAACCTGACCGACTTCATCCAGCGGTCGATCTCGCTCATCGAGAAATAGCCCCTACGGCCGTGCATCATCGGACGGACCGGGGTACGGTATCCAATAAATAGAGACGGGAGGGAATTTCGATATCGAAATTCCCTCCCGTTTTTGTGTCGGTGCGTGTCAGTTGTCGGCTTTCCCGCAGGCGAGCCTTTCCAATTGTATCCAGTCTCCCGACTGGATTGCCGGGATAGCACGGCGAATGCGTTCGTATGGCCACTCCCACCAGCGGATACGCAGCAGGAGTTCAATCACCTCGGGGGCGAAACGGTTGCGGATGGGCCGGGCCGGGACGCCCCCGACAATCGTATATGGAGCCACGTCGCGGGTGACAACGGCTCGCGTTCCTATCACAGCACCGTCGCCGATCCGAACGCCGGCCAATATGGCAGCCTCGTAACCGATCCACACGTCGTTGCCTACGATAATATCTCCCTTGCAGTCCCAGGCTTCGGCAACCCGCGTCCGGTCGCCCTGCCACTCCTCGTAGAAGAGCGGGAAGGTGTAGGTGGAAAGCGACCGCAGCGTGTGGTTGGCACAGTTGAAAAGGAATTTTGCTCCACAGGCAATCGAACAGAAACGCCCGATGATGAGCCGCTCGTGGTGGACGGGATAATGGTAGAGAATATTGTTGGTGGCGAAAAGGCGCGGGTCGGATCTGAAATCGTTATAGATCGTATAGTCGCCGATTTCAATTTGCGGATCGTCGATGACGGCATTCAGATAGACAGTCTGCCGGTCGCCTGTCCGCGGATAGATTTTGTTCATCATGTTTTCAGTCTTTTAAAGCGTTATTCGTTCAGAATCAGATACAATCATCCGGTCGGAACCGTTGGGCAGTTCCGACACGACAGATAATCGGATTCAGATACAGCGCTTCATCGTGAAAACATCATTTTTTTCTGATCTTTACTCGGCTGGCTCCTCCGTCCAGTGCGGGCGGATCAGATCGAGGAACCACTCCGGGCAGCGGCACGGACGCCGTGTATCGCTGTGGATGAAGCCCAGCTGGGTCATGCCCGTGTTGATCAGTTCGCCCTTCTCGTTGTAGATCTCGTAGAAGAAGTTGATGCGTGTCGAGGGGATCTCCCGAAGGATGATCCGCACCGTCAGCAGTTCGTCGAAATAGGCCGGTTTCCGGTACTTGGACTGCACTTCGAGGATCGGCATCATGATGCCGCGGCGCTCAACCTCGGCAAACGACATGCCCAGATGGCGCAACAGTTCGCTCCGCGCCGCCTCGTAGTAGCAGATGTAGTTCGAATGGTGGCAGATGGCCATCTGGTCGGTATGCTTGTACCAGACCCTGATTTTGCAATCGTGGCTCAGCATGATTTATCGGATTTTTGGGTTTGTCACTTGTTTTCAGGAGAATCGTTCTCCGCAACAGGCCGATCCTGCCGGAGGCTCTTCGAAAGCGGATGTCCCAGCAGATGCTCGGCACCGGCAAGATCTCCCGATTCGAACCGTTGCCGGATGGCGGTCGAACTGACCCGTACGCCGTCGACCGTACACGGCCCCACGCGAATCACCCGCAGGCGTTCGCACACCTGCGGATCGTCACACGCCAGGCCGTCGTGGCCGAAGCGGTGGTTGAAGCCCGCTACAAGCGTTTCGGCGCCGAGGCGGCCGATCAGGTATCGGTCGACGAACTCCCGGCCCGTGAGGGCGCTGAACGTCCGGTCGAACGGTATGACGATCAGGTTATCAACCCCCAACCCCTCCAGCAGGGCAATCTTTTCATCGAGGGTCGTCAGCAGCCGGAGCCCTTCGGCTCGCCCCAGCGCGATGCGCGGATGCGGTTCGAAGGTCATCACGATGCTCTCACCTCCGGCAACACGGGCCTCGCCGACAAGTCGCTCGATCAGCGCCCGGTGGCCGAGATGCACACCGTCATACGACCCGACGGTGACCGCCGGATGGTCGAAATGCGGAAGATGTTCAAATCCGTAAAATACGCGCATTCTACGAATTGGCGTTGGCGTCGTTCTCCTTGACGAAGTAGGCGACCTTTTCGAGCAGCGTCGTGATGTCGTAATTCTCGACCACAATTCCTTGCGGGAAGTTCAACGGTGTGGAGGTGAAGTTCAGTACTCCCTTGATGCCGGCGTTGATGATCGGCAGAACGAGCATCGGGGCCACCTTCGTGGGTGACGATACGATCACGATCGAGATGTCCTTGTCCTCGACCTCCTTCTCGAACGTATCCATGTGGTAACACGGAATGCCGTCGATGATCTTGCCCACCTTCTCGGGATCGACATCGA is a genomic window containing:
- a CDS encoding nitroreductase family protein; the protein is MDFLTLAKRRYACRQYQDRKVEPEKLQEILEAGRVAPTGANRQPQRLVVIQSKEGMERLARCTRDFGAPLAILVCAATDEAWTRKYDGKMIADIDASIVTDHMMLCAASLGLDSLWICMFKPEAVREEFHLPDNVVPVNILLIGYGAGEPASPDRHDKLRKPLSETVFMESF
- the htpG gene encoding molecular chaperone HtpG, with the protein product MKNGKIGVTTENIFPVIKKFLYSDHEIFLRELISNAVDATQKLKTLSAKGEMKGDLGDLTIHVSVDPKARTLTVTDRGIGMTAEELDKYINQIAFSGAEEFMAKYKDQAIIGHFGLGFYSAFMVADKVEIFTRSWQEGAKAVHWSCSGTPEFEMEETDEARDRGTTIVLHLSEDTKEYAEESKVSELLKKYCRFLPVPIAFGKVKEWKEGKYVDTDKDNIINDVDPLWTRKPAEITEEQYKEFYRELYPLSDEPLFSIHLNIDYPFHLTGILYFPKIHNNFDIQRNKIQLYCNQVYVTDQVEGIVPEYLTLLHGVIDSPDIPLNVSRSYLQSDSNVKKISSYITRKVADRLQELFNTMRPDYESKWDDLKIFIQYGILTDEKFAEKAENFMLWKNVEGKYFTPKEYLEKVKENQTDKNKTVVFLYVDDPEEKYTSLEAAKAKGYDVLIMDGQLDSHYINWYESKNKESRFVRVDSDVIDKLIQKEDSIKMSLTEAQQELLTPVFESQMPKDEKIHYNISFEAMEPDEAPVVITQNEFMRRMKEMARMGGGGMSQFYGQMPDNFTIAVNGNHPIVIRILEDVEKAYGDKLKTTTKKIDAAIAEEKRFEEVTKDKKEADLTPEEKSMREELSKKVVTLRDERNQRLREIGAGNKLVKQIIDLALLTNGMLKGKNLTDFIQRSISLIEK
- a CDS encoding shikimate dehydrogenase, with product MRRFGLIGRPLGHSASAAYFTEKFTREGLSDHAYALYELPSIEALPGLLEQHPDLCGLNVTIPYKREVIRYLNAVSPEARAIGAVNCIRRTPDKGLEGFNTDIIGLREALSELLGLAEPEEALILGTGGASQAVQYALAERGIPFALVSRDAAKGNYTYDNLPCEVVGRSRLIVNASPVGTYPNVDEAPRIPYAYITPEHYLLDLVYNPEVTRFLDYGRQRGAHVLNGRTMFVEQAEASWRIWNGLEER
- a CDS encoding aldose 1-epimerase, with the protein product MIHCVDYCGLRAVEFSKGDYVALLIPEMGANLIRLADTRRGVEVVHTPTAEEIETFRRRPQVYGLPILFPPNRIADGRFTFDGRTYRLPITNEKEHNFHHGFLKSQPFQVSKAVETDDEVMVECRYYSNAGCDVIFRDFPHEFKCKIIFHLSARGLEQEVVFTNRSRERMPLGVGFHTPLCIPFAGGENGDYVMRVAVGEQAELDARNLPTGRKLPLNAQFARLREGGLRVTGCEPIEAGFTLREIEVDGKPYRGALVENLRTGVRVFYEVDDRTTYWTIWNNGGQVPYCCPEPQSWTTNAPNAADPEAEGFCAVAPGESWSAKYRLYVRQAGE
- the dnaE gene encoding DNA polymerase III subunit alpha — protein: MSQFVHLHVHTQYSILDGQASIPKLVDKAIADGQPGIAVTDHGNMFGIKEFYNYVKKVKGKFKDKAAECEARIAALRDGSETVDDPQAEIAKCEKQLEELHRKMAFKPIIGCEVYVARRSLHDKEGKPDQSGYHLILLAKNLKGYHNLIKIVSKAWTEGFYMRPRTDRTEIEKYHEGLICCTACLAGEVPRAITANDMEKAEEAIRWYKNLFGEDYYLELQLHKATVERANHEAYPMQLNVNKHLRELAAKYNVRMICTNDVHFVDEDNAEAHDRLICLSTGKDLDDPKRMLYSKQEWLKTTAEMASIFGESDPEAMATTVDICNQVETYSIDHAPIMPNFQIPAEFGTEEEYRKRFTEQDLYDEFTRDENGNVVMSEEEGRKKIEKLGGYDKLYRIKFEADYLTKLTMEGAHRRYGEHLTEEQEERLRFELHVMKTMGFPGYFLIVQDFIRAAREELDVSVGPGRGSAAGSAVAYCLGITQIDPIAYDLLFERFLNPDRISLPDIDVDFDDDGRGRVLNWVTQKYGKEKVAHIITYGTMATKLSIKDVARVQKLVLSESDRLCKLVPDKTPEGKPVKSLAQAIELVPELKAAEQSDNPVLRDTIRYAKMLEGNVRNTGVHACGTIICRDDITDWVPVSTADDKETGEKMLVTQYEGSVIEDTGLIKMDFLGLKTLSIIKDAVENVFQTKGKKIDIDDFSIINDPATYKLYCEGRTVGTFQFESAGMQKYLRELQPSTFEDLIAMNALYRPGPMDYIPDFIARKHGRSPIVYDIPIMEKYLKDTYGITVYQEQVMLLSRLLANFTRGESDTLRKAMGKKLKDKLDHLKPKFIEGGKKNGHDEKVLEKIWADWEKFASYAFNKSHATCYSWVAFQTAYLKANYPSEYMAAVLSRNLTNIEQLTLYMNECKRMGISVLGPDINESVQAFSANLAGDVRFGLAAVKGVGSAAVESIIVERKARGPFKDIYDFVERVNYSLVNRKCLENLAYAGAFDSITDFARGKFFGVDTRDSSGATFIELLMRYGQRFQNEQNNAQQSLFGGGGHVDIQRPVTPSCADWSQLEKLAKEREMVGLYLSAHPLDDYKIIIDHMCKTQLTELENLDALKGQEIAVAGMVISVQNLMTKTGKPWGRFKLEDYNGSHEFALFGKDYENFRKYLFPDYFLFIRGKVQPRPYNDKELEFKIISMVQLSEVRDTMIKEMSIQLPIEEVTETLIRDLSARILEAKGQTRLKVNVYDRNAQVSLSLFSKSHKVSLTAELTDYLDENQIHYSIA
- a CDS encoding putative signal transducing protein — protein: MQDDSLVVLAEYNTVTEAEIAKSMLDSAGIWSTIRNEYMSAIYPIGTMPAQVVVRKEDLESAQMLLQHR
- the trxA gene encoding thioredoxin codes for the protein MALAINKENFETLVGGDKPVVIDFWAEWCGPCRMIAPIVDELAGEYEGKVVIGKCDVEQNDDITMKYGVRNIPTIIFLKGGQVVDKQVGACSKDALKAKIEKLL
- a CDS encoding DUF368 domain-containing protein; translation: MKFSRNLILALKGCAMGMADVVPGVSGGTIAFISGIYEELLNSIRSINLTAVKLLFRGRFGEFWRHINGGFLLSVLLGIAVAIFSLARLMIYLLEYHPIAIWSFFFGLIIASALLVARQIGRWSWRTVLSFLVGAAVAWWITVASPTQTPDDWWFVMLSGAIAICAMILPGISGAFVLLLLGKYQFIMEAVANLDIPIIVIFVVGALAGILAFSHLLSWLLRNWHDLTVALLMGFMVGSLNKVWPWKQVVETYVDSHGQVQPLIESNISPATFETLYDKPALLSEAIILCIVGFLVIYGIEVLARIVAKKNEK